The following coding sequences are from one Schizosaccharomyces osmophilus chromosome 1, complete sequence window:
- the mcl1 gene encoding DNA polymerase alpha accessory factor Mcl1, translating to MAGNRLVPRYAHTDGLTRLAYTLDGTFLLTVGSNLVIRKFQVGSDEEPESIDNHQDPITGIAVSKTHFCTCSEDATICVYPIDNSSEHNLLARTTLPVRDIAYSTDGNWVAIASDETAVKLVNTTELTQIHSLRPSKTSNKHVSFSPNEKFLAISSCNGILYFYDAHSRDLVKFLTNTIFSVEGDSDLTSKAVWHPFDGTFAVADSENQVSVISTDDWLALYKLSPKENYSSITDVAWSSNGRFLAASFRDTGILVWDTFSKEIVSEHHYPNVVALAWQPFANVLSFTTNQGVLYNCPEAIPLSESITEADFQKRNQLKNGHKKRIVLDEAEENLYGSQNTNDDSVAAGGITNEENIGDFNENALDDPFDLDGDSYIVNDHELEVAKKRKARPMRDHQPVSFEDGTRKRRLLHSAVHKPVYAGSTPWQGNRRYLCLNLVGFIWTVQQDDGHNTITVEFHDETNHRRYHFPDDQKFEMACLDEEGALFSAPATEQSPGVIYYKPHVDWSRRSEWALMLPMEDESPVSIALSSSVVVACTTSGYVRIYSRTGFPISMYRSKQQPFVACSAFKDLIMIVANGGPTADGTPQLVYTIEDTSKNYVYQSNDGLALPPTGELQSIFFSDVGDPYMFDSDGVLLVLLHWRTHGQAKWIPVLDTNELERRKSRQESYWPVTVADNQFHCILLKGNARYPYFPRPMFTEFPFRIPCTVVTFDAPTSVPALEELQLRNAVLLTLTEEAIEEGDANQDQQLQVTKLEANIDKALLQLIQKACLEEKLERIFELTKALRRTPSILAAQKIALHHSLTQIAEKIGTLLPAT from the exons ATGGCAGGAAATAGACTGGTGCCTCGATATGCACATACCGATGGGTTGACTAGGCTTGCGTATACGCTAGATGGCACCTTTTTGCTCACCGTTGGATCCAACCTGGTTATAAGAAAGTTCCAGGTCGGTTCTGACGAAGAACCTGAATCCATAGACAATCATCAAGACCCGATTACTGGAATTGCCGTTTCT AAAACCCATTTTTGTACCTGCTCTGAGGATGCGACAATTTGTGTATATCCCATCGATAACTCTTCAGAACATAATCTACTAGCCAGGACGACGCTTCCTGTGCGTGATATTGCATACTCTACAGATGGAAATTGGGTTGCTATTGCCAGTGA TGAAACAGCGGTAAAACTCGTCAATACAACAGAGTTAACtcaaattcattctttacGCCCTTCCAAAACTTCAAACAAACACGTGTCATTCAGTCCGaatgaaaagtttcttGCCATATCCAGCTGCAATGgtattttatatttttatgatGCTCATTCTAGAGATCTCGTAAAGTTTTTAACAAACACCATCTTCTCTGTTGAGGGCGATTCCGATCTCACTAGTAAAGCAGTTTGGCACCCTTTTGATGGCACATTCGCTGTTGCCGATTCTGAAAACCAGGTATCTGTCATATCTACTGATGATTGGCTTGCATTATACAAACTATCcccaaaagaaaattactCTTCCATAACAGACGTTGCTTGGTCAAGCAATGGTCGTTTTTTGGCGGCTTCTTTCCGCGATACGGGTATATTGGTATGGgatactttttcaaaagaaatagtcTCTGAACATCATTACCCAAATGTTGTTGCTTTGGCTTGGCAGCCTTTTGCTAACGTGTTGTCTTTCACCACGAATCAAGGTGTGCTTTACAATTGTCCTGAGGCAATTCCTTTGTCAGAGTCTATCACTGAAGCtgatttccaaaaaagaaaccagcTCAAGAATGGTCATAAGAAACGTATTGTTTTGGATGAGGCCGAAGAAAATTTATATGGGAGTCAAAACACCAACGACGATTCTGTCGCTGCTGGTGGCATCACAAATGAAGAGAATATCGGTGACTTTAACGAAAACGCTTTAGATGATCCCTTTGATTTAGATGGCGATAGTTATATTGTGAATGACCATGAGTTAGAAGTCGCTAAAAAGAGGAAGGCGCGTCCCATGCGCGATCATCAGCCTGTTTCCTTTGAAGATGGTACGAGAAAACGCCGTCTTTTGCATTCTGCTGTCCATAAACCTGTTTATGCTGGAAGCACGCCGTGGCAAGGAAATAGGCGCTACTTGTGTCTGAATTTAGTAGGATTCATTTGGACCGTTCAACAGGACGATGGCCATAACACTATTACCGTCGAATTTCACGACGAGACCAATCACAGAAGATATCATTTTCCAGATGaccaaaagtttgaaaTGGCTTGTTTGGATGAAGAGGGAGCCTTGTTTTCCGCTCCGGCTACGGAGCAATCACCAGGTGTTATCTACTATAAACCTCATGTTGATTGGTCTCGGCGATCTGAATGGGCATTAATGCTTCCGATGGAAGATGAAAGCCCTGTTAGTATAGCACTGAGTTCTAGTGTAGTTGTCGCTTGTACAACAAGCGGCTATGTGCGTATTTATTCTCGAACAGGCTTTCCTATAAGTATGTATAGAAGTAAGCAACAACCGTTTGTTGCTTGCTCTGCGTTTAAAGACCTTATTATGATAGTTGCGAACGGCGGTCCTACTGCTGATGGGACTCCTCAATTGGTCTACACAATTGAGGACACAAGCAAAAACTATGTCTATCAATCGAATGATGGGTTAGCTCTACCCCCTACGGGAGAGCTTCAgagtattttcttttcagacGTTGGTGATCCATACATGTTCGATTCCGATGGTGTTCTGTTGGTCTTACTTCATTGGAGAACCCATGGTCAGGCCAAATGGATACCTGTGCTGGATACGAATGAACTGGAACGTCGTAAGTCAAGGCAAGAATCCTATTGGCCTGTGACAGTGGCAGATAATCAGTTCCATTGTATCCTTTTAAAGGGGAATGCTCGTTATCCTTATTTCCCTCGTCCTATGTTTACTGAATTCCCATTTCGAATTCCCTGTACTGTAGTGACTTTTGATGCTCCTACCTCGGTTCCTGCTTTAGAAGAGCTGCAACTTAGAAATGCGGTTTTGTTAACATTAACCGAAGAAGCAATCGAGGAAGGGGATGCTAATCAAGACCAACAGCTTCAGGTTACGAAGCTTGAAGCTAATATTGACAAAGCTTTATTGCAGTTAATCCAGAAGGCCtgtttagaagaaaagcttgagcgtatttttgaattaacaaaagctttacgAAGAACACCTAGCATATTGGCAGCTCAGAAAATTGCCCTGCATCACTCCCTTACCCAGATTGctgaaaaaattggaacTCTTCTTCCTGCTACTTAA
- a CDS encoding DUF3245 nucleolar protein, conserved protein, whose translation MAQKKDASVLSNQFQASIGVSRNLIHSWLGEGSQSIDDESSNDHTNLQARPTRLGLGAMAKESSANSQFAFKNERLKSLPATLRKKIERQLQKKEPVKSNEGTEQSPQKRKRGTGGDELKEDNVTDESDDEDSRIQVANKSKRNINQGSGFDLYKRLNKRK comes from the coding sequence ATGGcacaaaaaaaggatgcATCGGTACTTTCCAATCAATTTCAGGCATCCATAGGAGTTTCTAGGAATTTGATTCACTCCTGGCTAGGAGAAGGAAGTCAATCGATTGACGATGAAAGCTCTAATGATCATACCAACTTGCAAGCAAGACCGACGCGTTTAGGATTAGGAGCAATGGCCAAGGAATCCTCCGCCAATTCCCAGTTTGCTTTCAAGAATGAGCGATTGAAAAGTCTTCCAGCAACGctgagaaaaaaaattgaacgGCAATTGCAGAAGAAGGAGCCGGTAAAAAGTAATGAAGGAACTGAACAATCACCtcaaaagaggaagagagGAACAGGAGGAgatgaattgaaagagGACAATGTCACTGATGAGAGTGACGATGAGGATTCAAGGATTCAGGTTGCGAACAAATCCAAACGCAATATCAATCAAGGATCTGGATTCGACTTGTACAAAAGGCTTAATAAACGGAAATAA
- a CDS encoding BC10 family small membrane protein, which produces MLCLRYFIPMLLVANAAPYVFYPVFILATIARKYPCPYCMIILAILVNTRSLWSDSPFFTFSQYMFDPKPFPKEFSEAGYRLIRFSWLQWISGIRTFHIPWLDVTVKM; this is translated from the exons ATGCTATGTCTGAGATATTTTATTCCCATGCTTCTGGTTGCTAATGCAGCACCATACGTATTTTATCCAGTGTTCATATTAGCTACAATTGCTCGAAAATATCCTTG CCCTTACTGTATGATTATTTTGGCTATTTTAGTCAATACGAGAAGTCTGTGGAGTGACTCGcctttttttacatttaGTCAATACATGTTTGACCCAAAGCCTTTTCCCAAAGAATTCAGCGAAGCTGGCTACAGGTTGATACGATTTTCTTGGTTACAATGGATTTCTGGTATACGTACGTTTCATATTCCTTGGCTGGATGTTACTGTTAAGATGTAA
- the xrc4 gene encoding XRCC4 nonhomologous end joining factor Xrc4: MKYFVALRDSKDEPLVLISNFEDDSLVTISVMSSESKFVLQDKNQEFRKLQSNRPVESLTPPIIEKLLSGVSNPKFKLQPVLLEDLCRIYILIVDPFPLRIAWFELAKQALDPKTLFSSFWECSSVIQDVALARLAHQEEEMIQVVQHARDLEAEFLMRERLLLLKFQELIRDAKKKESGDQSGSSIEEEYNEDLKPSSVSFIPTVKEESPSIHSPSPTNSLGSQRTASEEYETHETEKTSGESSETESE, from the exons ATGAAATATTTTGTAGCATTGCGAGATTCTAAGGATGAACCATTAGTTCTAATATCGAATTTTGAAGATGACTCTTTAGTCACTATAAGTGTTATGAGTTCAGAAAGCAAGTTTGTTTTACAAG ACAAAAACCAAGAATTCCGCAAACTACAATCCAACCGGCCTGTAGAGTCTTTAACTCCTCCTATAATTGAGAAATTGCTTTCCGGAGTATCAAATCCCAAATTTAAACTGCAGCCCGTATTGCTAGAGGATCTTTGCCGA ATTTACATTCTAATCGTCgatccttttcctttgcgGATTGCTTGGTTCGAATTGGCCAAGCAAGCGCTGGATCCAAAAACACTGTTTTCCTCATTCTGGGAATGCAGCAGTGTTATCCAA GATGTTGCCTTAGCCAGACTAGCTCATCAAGAGGAAGAAATGATACAGGTCGTGCAACACGCTCGCGACTTAGAAGCGGAATTCCTTATGAGAGAACGACTTTTATTGCTGAAGTTTCAGGAATTAATTCGGGACgccaagaagaaagaaagtggAGATCAAAGTGGTTCTTCCATAGAAGAGGAGTACAATGAAGACTTGAAGCCTTCCTCTGTAAGTTTTATACCTACTGTTAAAGAGGAATCTCCATCAATACACTCTCCTTCTCCCACAAATAGTTTAGGAAGCCAACGCACCGCATCTGAGGAGTATGAGACCCATGAAACAGAGAAAACATCAGGAGAAAGCAGCGAAACCGAGTCAGAGTAA
- the ebp1 gene encoding Ell binding protein Ebp1 has translation MSSQSISNRKPVRRSTHPTLPDINEVNRNSGEQLLTPPPQLHRGQSHLPSPITPTLPDLQLEPTKDETHKGLPNLLSPTLPSPFMFDLDNKQETSLYANPDGIEKEVTYTKKDNSQTLEVSSEKTTHSIKTEHQEKSDPIESPVSDNLKDISGTDQPVSKRKAKVTLEDYKRLKMQNKENPSLGSPANSISSLSPSTPLVQHQPDFELLKQNFIRLLADGKFQKKLADKAEKYSFLFAIDAVLCYVVAFQIQNVSNISKNQPATTSNWRTLPAYIEFFLRSDNESLDPIFRGLFLGYLGIAFREIFNIELLRMQHLQHFLMKDIRQSTSESIPKSSTGNVKNICENAVRLHDAYKRFVAAMKQCSQLLSSKSLKAFPITLKKFEETNSTNLYPPFCIQTSIADSIEFGHHIITEFKDQHGFTFNSKMNHSDLSLARNLPNIKSLYVFGIFGRSVQMTQHRKLETNKQS, from the exons ATGAGTTCTCAATCCATTTCGAACCGGAAACCAGTACGAAGAAGTACACATCCGACTCTTCCCGACATCAATGAAGTGAACCGGAACTCTGGTGAACAGTTACTAACACCACCTCCACAACTCCATCGAGGTCAATCTCATTTACCTTCTCCAATTACTCCCACTCTTCCTGATTTACAATTGGAACCTACAAAAGATGAGACTCATAAGGGCTTACCCAATCTCCTAAGCCCAACACTTCCTTCGCCTTTCATGTTTGATTTAGATAATAAGCAGGAGACCAGTTTGTATGCCAATCCAGATGGTATAGAAAAGGAAGTGACttatacaaagaaagataatTCTCAAACATTGGAAGTGTCTTCCGAAAAGACTACCCATTCGATCAAAACAGAAcaccaagaaaaatctGATCCGATCGAATCTCCTGTTAGCGATAATCTTAAAGATATTTCCGGAACAGACCAACCAGTCTCGAAACGAAAAGCTAAAGTAACGTTAGAGGATTATAAACGGCTCAAAATGcaaaacaaggaaaatcCCAGTCTTGGAAGCCCAGCAAATTCAATTAGTTCTTTAAGCCCCTCAACCCCTCTTGTGCAACATCAACCGGATTTCGAACTgctaaaacaaaactttaTTAGACTCCTCGCTGATGGCAAGTTCCAGAAGAAGCTAGCAGATAAAGCggaaaaatattcatttctCTTTGCTATTGACGCTGTTTTATGTTATGTAgttgcttttcaaattcagaATGTGTCTaacatttcaaaaaatcaaccGGCTACCACCAGCAATTGGCGAACCTTACCTGCGTATattgaattctttcttcgttCCGATAATGAATCTCTAGACCCCATTTTTCGAGGTCTTTTTCTCGGTTACCTTGGAATCGCTTTCCGAGAAATATTTAACATTGAACTTCTTCGTATGCAACACTTGCAACATTTCCTTATGAAAGATATTCGACAAAGCACTTCAGAATCAATTCCCAAAAGCTCCACTGGAAATGTTAAAAACATTTGTGAAAATGCCGTTCGTTTACATGATGCTTACAAGCGGTTTGTTGCAGCGATGAAGCAATGCTCTCAATTATTAAGCAGTAAATCACTGAAAGCATTTCCTATTAccttgaaaaaatttgagGAAACTAATTCCACAAACCTGTATCCTCCGTTTTGTATACAGACTAGTATTGCTGATTCAATCGAATTTGGGCATCATATAATCACAGAATTCAAAGATCAACATGGTTTTACGTTTAATTCCAAAATGAATCACTCAGATTTATCGCT agCAAGAAATTTGCCAAATATAAAAAGTCTGTATGTTTTTGGTATCTTCGGTAGAAGTGTTCAAATGACTCAACATAGAAAATTAGAAACTAATAAACAATCGTGA
- the puf4 gene encoding pumilio family RNA-binding protein Puf4, whose amino-acid sequence MPEQSSLPQPSLMSTEYSLPVLSTAYPELENKHALKSPSWDTSKAPNGSKLKDSSISSLPSSMTGSDGYVGYGAFGNRSNSLSRNPNLAGYSFATSTFSPYQFFHSSSSPMAPQPTSSPSFSSGSGTVAAPVLSNGLGATCLAGPATPAAPPAPTGPAPSGPSYSRLGSKHLSSSILQMNTTMDDIPVLLRRPNLSSYPSSSPSSNQASRRSLSVSNSNLKKPISSPFASNSSAATPSPANAHRLSTPTLSPRLNPVTSANTAPPYNGETTSYPSSKTSSSFQSLRSSGSPFLPDTFTPSLTASFTSTASSGSIDSAPPLPPNASVVPAAGIPTTLLDPSALCVPAYMPEEANAQPAVSSNLAPFSFPSNNILSFCKDQHGCRYLQRLLEKKNPAYVDVVFNETQAYLPILMVDAFGNYLCQKLFEHVSDAQRSTFVQIIAPKLVPISFNMHGTRALQKIIDLVSSPDQVSCIVDALRPNVVMLTKDLNGNHVIQKCLNKFSHEDCQFIFDAICNDPVDVSTHRHGCCVVQRCFDHASPAQIEQLVQHIIPHALLLVQDAFGNYVLQYVLELNDPSHTETIVNHFVSKIRVLSTQKFSSNVIEKCIFYSPFPLKEKLIAELMDEKFLAKMLRDSFANYVIQTALDNADPKQRIKLAERIKPLIPSIKNTPCGRRIISKLERQRPNLKEKE is encoded by the exons ATGCCGGAGCAGTCTTCTTTACCTCAACCGTCTCTTATGTCTACTGAATACTCGCTTCCCGTTCTTTCAACTGCTTATCCCgaacttgaaaacaaacatgCGTTGAAATCACCGTCGTGGGATACTTCTAAAGCTCCCAATGGCTCAAAGCTTAAGGATAGctctatttcttctttgccTTCTTCGATGACGGGTTCTGACGGTTATGTTGGATATGGTGCTTTTGGAAACCGTTCCAACAGCTTGTCGCGTAATCCCAACCTTGCTGGCTATTCTTTTGCAACTTCCACTTTTTCTCCCTACCAATTTTTCCATTCCTCTTCATCCCCGATGGCCCCACAGCCGACTTCCAGTCCTTCATTCTCATCGGGCTCTGGAACCGTTGCAGCACCCGTTCTCTCAAATGGACTCGGAGCCACTTGTTTAGCAGGTCCAGCGACACCAGCAGCTCCCCCTGCTCCCACTGGCCCTGCTCCTTCTGGCCCTTCCTACTCTAGACTTGGGTCCAAGCAtttgtcttcttccatACTTCAAATGAATACTACAATGGATGATATCCCTGTTCTTTTAAGACGGCCAAATTTGTCATCTTATCCTTCTTCGtctccttcttcaaacCAAGCTTCTAGGAGAAGTCTTTCTGTgtcaaattcaaatttaaaaaaaccTATCTCTAGCCCTTTTGCCTCGAACTCCAGTGCTGCAACACCTTCCCCTGCGAACGCCCATAGGCTTTCGACTCCCACGTTGAGTCCACGTCTTAATCCCGTGACCTCTGCCAATACTGCCCCTCCCTACAATGGCGAAACCACCTCTTACCCATCCTCGAAaacttcatcttctttccAGTCATTGCGCTCTTCAGGATCACCGTTTTTGCCTGACACCTTTACTCCTTCCTTAACTGCTTCTTTTACCTCAACGGCCAGTTCTGGAAGTATCGACAGTGCTCCCCCTCTTCCTCCCAATGCTTCAGTGGTACCAGCAGCAGGAATCCCAACCACCTTACTAGATCCTTCTGCATTGTGTGTTCCTGCTTACATGCCAGAGGAAGCAAACGCTCAGCCTGCTGTGTCTTCTAACCTTGCTCCTTTTTCGTTTCCGTCTAATAACATCCTATCGTTTTGCAAGGATCAGCATGGCTGTCGATACTTACAACgacttttagaaaagaagaatcccGCGTATGTTGATGTTGTTTTTAACGAAACACAAGCTTATCTTCCTATTCTAATGGTTGACGCTTTCGGCAACTACCTTTGTCAAAAATTGTTTGAGCATGTGTCCGATGCCCAACGTTCTACTTTTGTTCAAATAATAGCACCAAAGCTTGTTCCcatttctttcaatatGCATGGAACAAGggctcttcaaaaaattatcgATTTGGTTTCATCACCCGATCAAGTCTCGTGTATCGTGGATGCACTCAGACCGAATGTTGTAATGCTTACAAAAGATTTGAATGGAAATCATGTCATTCAAAAGTGCCTCAATAAATTCTCTCATGAAGATTGCCAG TTTATTTTCGATGCCATCTGCAATGACCCAGTCGATGTATCTACTCACAGACATGGCTGTTGTGTGGTGCAACGTTGTTTTGATCATGCATCTCCAGCTCAAATCGAACAGTTGGTGCAACACATTATACCTCATGCTTTACTCCTTGTCCAAGATGCATTTGGAAACTATGTTTTGCAATATGTATTGGAACTTAACGATCCCTCACATACTGAAACAATTGTCAATCACTTCGTCAGTAAAATCCGTGTCTTGTCAACACAAAAATTTAGCTCTAATGTTATAGAAAAG TGTATTTTTTACTCACCTTTCCctttaaaggaaaagttgATTGCTGAATTGATGGATGAAAAATTCTTGGCTAAAATGCTCAGGGATTCTTTCGCAAATTATGTCATTCAGACTGCCCTGGATAATGCTGATCCCAAGCAGCGTATCAAGCTGGCTGAACGTATAAAGCCACTTATACCTAGCATCAAAAACACTCCCTGTGGTCGCCGTATCATTTCAAAATTAGAGCGACAACGCCCCaatttaaaggaaaaagaataa
- the bqt1 gene encoding bouquet formation protein Bqt1: protein MYFLTTTLIAYEQDGEKYLTQIAIYTQIPVCTDPSCKDAQFLKRTLLQITFNGIQQLYTTFPNIWHYALLSKGKKEESLISVEEVPNSEFRIHYYILPWTRRLRGYQTITVQNEIRVPLIKRSEKWRILVEC, encoded by the exons ATGTACTTCTTAACTACGACTTTAATTGCCTATGAACAAGATGGTGAAAAGTACTTGACGCAAATAGCCATTTACACTCAAATTCCAGTCTGTACAGACCCTTCCTGCAAGGATGCACAGTTCTTAAAACGAACACTTCTTCAAATCACCTTCAACGGTATCCAGCAACTGTATACTACGTTTCCTAATATATGGCATTATGCTTTGCTAAgtaaaggaaagaaagaagaatcattaATAAGTGTGGAAGAAGTACCAAACTCTGAATTTCGAATCCATTATT ACATCTTGCCATGGACGAGACGATTGCGAGGCTATCAAACGATCACCGTTCAAAACGAAATACGCGTGCCTTTAATCAAAAGATCGGAGAAATGGAGAATACTCGTAGAATGTTAA
- a CDS encoding chs five like protein Cfr1: MAEANQFMVSVAKIDAGMAILLTPSFHIIEFPSVLLPENVKAGSIIDMSVRHNREEEASREKEFDDIQNEIYEAYGQNLPSAPVLRVKNVTQTSIVLEWDALQLGTSRLKSLCLYKNNIRALNITNLLSTRHAKLSGLSLDTDYDFTLVLDTTAGRFNSTHIKVKTLRMIDLTGIQVCVGNMVPEEMQALQKCIERIHAKPIQTSVQIDTTHFICSSVGGREYERAKTANIPVLGVDYLLKCESEGRLVNVSGFYIENRSGGSSSANISHPNVGGVQTPPVHNQAQTANPTSTVQNVAEKEPAVDQPKEEPPNADINVPADEHATKQQSEQKEQGEVGELQVKGETDASSKEPSSSTNPLNSAEQSVDVSSDIGIPNNTNNKAQNANLSNPKSEVKVKASDKGEWTDASIHESEQSKQEVVSQNNMEPIQEGDESNITADNEVQNQNAGEHVNKWSTDQEELATPSHEVNEEKDTNVNDETQESTSLKEEDKPRAAEEAVDENNTVKEVNQEKDTVENKENRSLNKDIEDENQVTENHDPSTEEKDSESLDEPQAKVDPSDDFESVNLG, encoded by the coding sequence atggcaGAAGCAAATCAATTTATGGTATCTGTAGCCAAAATAGATGCAGGAATGGCAATTCTGCTAACACCTTCATTTCATATTATAGAGTTCCCCTCGGTTTTGCTACCTGAGAATGTAAAAGCAGGATCCATTATTGATATGTCCGTGCGCCATAATAGAGAGGAGGAAGCTTCCCGTGAGAAAGAATTTGACGACattcaaaatgaaatatatGAAGCCTATGGCCAGAACCTTCCTTCAGCACCTGTTTTGAGGGTAAAAAATGTTACCCAAACTAGTATCGTTTTAGAGTGGGATGCTTTACAGTTAGGAACCTCAAGACTGAAAAGCCTTTGCctttacaaaaacaatattCGTGCTTTAAACATTACCAATTTATTGAGTACACGACACGCAAAACTTAGTGGATTGTCTTTAGACACTGACTACGATTTCACACTCGTTCTCGACACCACAGCCGGGCGCTTTAACAGTACACATATTAAAGTTAAAACCCTTCGAATGATTGACTTGACAGGTATTCAAGTGTGCGTCGGTAACATGGTTCCCGAGGAAATGCAAGCATTGCAGAAGTGCATCGAAAGAATCCATGCCAAGCCCATTCAAACCAGTGTTCAAATTGACACAActcatttcatttgctcTTCTGTTGGTGGTCGTGAATATGAACGTGCGAAGACCGCCAACATCCCTGTGCTTGGTGTCGACTATCTGTTGAAGTGTGAATCGGAAGGAAGACTTGTTAATGTTAGTGGGTTTTACATAGAAAACCGTTCTGGTGGATCTTCATCTGCAAATATTAGTCATCCGAACGTTGGCGGCGTGCAAACTCCGCCTGTTCATAATCAAGCACAAACTGCCAATCCTACCTCTACCGTTCAAAATGTAGCAGAAAAAGAGCCCGCTGTGGATCAGCCTAAAGAAGAGCCTCCTAATGCAGATATTAATGTTCCTGCCGACGAGCATGCAACGAAACAACAGAGTGAACAGAAAGAACAGGGTGAGGTGGGAGAATTGCAGGTCAAGGGTGAGACAGACGCTTCTTCTAAGGAGCCCTCCAGTTCCACGAACCCGCTTAATTCTGCAGAGCAATCTGTTGATGTTTCCAGCGATATCGGTATTCCTAATAATACTAATAATAAAGCTCAAAATGCAAACCTCAGCAATCCAAAATCTGAAGTTAAAGTTAAAGCCAGTGATAAAGGCGAGTGGACCGATGCTAGCATTCACGAATCTGAGCAATCAAAGCAAGAGGTTGTTTCTCAAAACAATATGGAACCTATTCAAGAAGGTGATGAGTCAAATATCACGGCGGATAATGAAgttcaaaaccaaaatgcTGGCGAGCATGTAAATAAGTGGTCAACAGACCAAGAAGAATTGGCAACACCTTCTCATGAAGTCaatgaagagaaagatACAAACGTTAATGACGAAACACAGGAGAGCACATCtttgaaggaagaagataaaCCAAGAGCTGCTGAAGAAGCGGTTGATGAGAACAACACCGTAAAAGAGGTAAACCAAGAGAAAGATACTGTtgagaataaagaaaacagaagCTTAAATAAGGATATCgaagatgaaaatcaaGTTACTGAGAATCATGATCCGTCCAccgaagaaaaagattctGAAAGTTTAGATGAACCTCAAGCAAAGGTGGACCCATCAGACGATTTTGAAAGTGTAAATCTTGGTTAA
- the syb1 gene encoding SNAP receptor, synaptobrevin family: MSEPYDPYIPTESSTPGRVGNAEAGSTPNVKTAAIQQQIDDTVGIMRENISKVSERGERLDSLQDKTDNLAVSAQGFRRGANRVRKKMWWKDMRMRLCIIIGIIILLVVIIVPIATKFHGK, from the exons atgtcCGAGCCTTACGACCCATATATTCCGACGGAATCGTCGACTCCAGGTCGTGTAGGCAATGCCGAGGCAGGATCGACTCCCAATGTGAAGACAGCTGCAATTCAGCAGCAAATTGATGACACGGTGGGCATTATGAGAGAGAACATCTCGAAGGTGTCTGAGCGCGGTGAACGCCTCGATTCCTTACAAGACAAAACAG ACAATTTGGCTGTAAGTGCTCAAGGCTTTCGTCGCGGTGCCAATCGCGTCCGCAAGAAGATGTGGTGGAAGGATATGCGAATGCGTTTATGTATCATCATTGGTATCATTATTTTACTAGTCGTTATTATTGTTCCCATTGCAACAAAGTTTCACGGAAAGTAA